Proteins encoded together in one Bacteroides zoogleoformans window:
- a CDS encoding NigD1/NigD2 family lipoprotein, translating to MRTLHWLFMAICLTLMPSLQSCGDSEGYSVGDFTPPLWATVRVTGNAFYLNCDTWGTLWPVNTDLGWYEAADGQRVLTVFNPLWDNYQGYDHAVKLLKLRNVLTKGVETLTPETEKELGNDPILIYKGDISVSGGYMNIFFLQNLPSAKRHRISLVRPQEDNDLYAGDGYIHLELRYNDYDDLTGRFAYAAVSYNLNSLKITHDVKGIKLKINSKKNGKVEVAFDLKSPNSNIKKVNLSDLSDIQLQ from the coding sequence ATGAGAACATTACATTGGTTATTTATGGCAATATGCCTGACGTTGATGCCGTCATTGCAGTCGTGTGGGGATTCCGAAGGATATTCGGTAGGTGATTTTACTCCGCCTTTGTGGGCCACCGTGCGCGTTACGGGAAATGCTTTCTATCTGAATTGTGATACCTGGGGAACCCTTTGGCCTGTGAATACCGATCTCGGATGGTACGAGGCGGCAGATGGGCAGCGTGTACTGACGGTTTTTAATCCTTTGTGGGATAACTATCAGGGATACGACCATGCCGTAAAGTTGCTGAAACTGAGAAATGTGCTGACGAAAGGGGTAGAAACATTGACCCCCGAAACCGAAAAAGAATTAGGCAATGATCCTATTCTGATATATAAGGGTGATATAAGCGTCAGTGGCGGTTATATGAATATCTTTTTCCTTCAGAACCTGCCGTCTGCAAAGAGGCACCGCATCAGTTTGGTGCGTCCGCAGGAGGATAATGATTTATATGCCGGCGACGGTTATATCCACCTGGAACTGCGCTACAATGATTATGATGATTTGACCGGTCGCTTTGCTTATGCCGCCGTGTCCTACAATCTGAATAGTTTGAAGATTACGCACGATGTCAAAGGCATCAAGCTGAAAATCAACTCAAAAAAGAATGGGAAGGTGGAAGTGGCATTCGATTTGAAGAGTCCCAACAGTAATATCAAGAAAGTGAATCTTTCGGACTTATCGGACATACAGTTGCAATGA